Genomic window (Melioribacteraceae bacterium):
TCTTACTATGGCGATAGAGCTACTTATTATTTATTCGGTAATAAAGCTATACTTCCCTATAAATGGGTTTTTGTACTTTTTGTTTTTATTGGAGCAATTGCTGAGTTGGAAGCTATTTGGGCATTTGGAGATGCGGCTCTCGGATTTATGACCGCTCCAAATCTTCTCTCTATAATATTACTTTCTGGGGTGTTGAGGAAAGACATAAAAGAATATTTTTCGATTAAACATATACCTTACAAGGATAGATTAGATAAGTAATCAGATTTGATTGTTTTTAAAACAAAAAAGCCATGCTTCTAACTGAAGCATGGCTTTTTGTATTTTAATCTAAACTATTAACCAAAAAATGTCTCGGCAATTTTATATAAATCATGGTCAACTGTTTTAAGAGTACCAACCGCATCCTGAAGTTCAACTCCAACAATATCATTTCCTTTAAGAGCTGCCATTTGTCCCCACTTTCCTTCATGAACAAGATCAGCGGCTTTAACACCGAAGCGTGTAGCTAAATATCTGTCGTAAGCAGTAGGGCTTCCACCTCTCTGTATATGACCTAACACTGTTGAGCGAGTTTCAAAACCGGTTCTCTTTTCAATTTGTTCAGCTAATACTTGGCCAATACCACCTAACCGAACATGACCAAAAGAATCTAATTCTTGAGTTGAAGTAACCATTCCATCATCACCTTTATTAACTGGAACAGCTCCTTCGGAAGCGCATACTATACTAAAGCTTTTGCCTCCATCGTGGCGTTGAATCAAAGTTTTGCATATTTCATCTATATCGTAAGGAACCTCTGGAACTAAAATAATATCTGCGCCGCCTGCAATGCCAGAATGAAGTGCAATCCAACCTGCATGTCGTCCCATCACTTCAACAACTATTACGCGGTTATGAGATTCTGCAGTTGTATGTAAGCGGTCGATAGCTTCTGTTGCAATATTTACCGCGGTATCAAACCCAAATGTATAGTCGGTGGCATTTAAATCATTGTCAATAGTTTTTGGAACACCAACAACATGCACACCAGCTTTAGCTAATTTTGCGGCAACGCCGAGTGTATCTTCTCCGCCAATAGCAACGAGCGCGTCAATATTATTCGCGGCTAAAGTTTTTTTAACAATATTTTCACCATCGGGGATTTTATAAACATTTGTTCTTGATGTGCCAAGGATTGTTCCACCTCGATGAAGAATACCTGAAATTGCATTTCGATCTAAAGGAATAACTAAATTATCAACAACACCTTTCCAACCATTTCTAAAACCCACAGTTTCATATCCGTACTGCATAGATCTGCGAACAACCGCACGAATTACCGCATTCAAACCGGGGCAATCGCCGCCGCCAGTTAACATTGCTATTTTCATTTATGCTCCAAATTATTAAAAATGTTTTTTATCAAATCAATTTTAGATTTGCAAATTTTGATAATAATTGTTTTGTACCATGTCCTTCAAACGAAATTGTAACTCTCTGCGAATCACCGGTGCCAAGAATAGCTAAAATTTTTCCGGTGCCGAATACTTGATGAGTTACTCTGCTTCCAACTCTTAATGATCTTCTTTCCTGGTCAAAGTCATCATAATTTTCTTGATAGAATTCATCATAATATGCTTTTTTCTTTCGTCCCGATTTTTTAGTACCCAAACCATTATATTCTTCATAAGTATCTTCATCAAGCTCTTCTAAAAATCTTGATTTAGATTGATAAGCTACTTCACCAAATCTATATCTAGAACGGGCATAAGTAATAAAAACTTTTTCTTTTGCTCGTGTTAACGCTACATAAAATAATCTTCGTTCTTCTTCAATTTTAGAATCGCTGTCAAATCTAGGATTGAGTGGAAAGATATCTTCTTCCAATCCTGTAACAAATACAATTGGGAATTCTAAACCTTTTGCGCTGTGAACTGTCATCATTGTTACAGAATTCATTTTTTCATCATATTGATCAACACCTGCAACTAATGATACTTCCGCGAGAAAATTATCGAGAGTAGCATCATGGTTAGTTTTGGAATAATCTTGAACAGCCGAAACTAATTCCTGGATATTGTCGTAACGAGCCAATGCGTCTTGAGATCCATCTTCTTTATATATTCTCATGACACCGAGTTCATCAACCAAAGCGGCGGTTAATTCACCAATTGATAATTTTTCTTTGAGATCAATATATTTATCGAGCAAAAGTTTGAATTGCTTTACATTTTTTTGAATTCTCTCCTTAACCTCAATCACTTCAAAAACACGGGACATGGTTGAGAATAGTGAAAGATTAAGTTTTCTTGCAAACGCAATCATTTTTGAAATTGAAGTATTGCCAATTCCCCTCTGTGGAAAGTTCATAATTCTTAGAAGACTTTCCTCATCATTTTGGTTTGATAGAATTCGGAGATAAGCTAAAATATCTTTTACTTCTTTCCTTCTGTAAAACTCAACGCCACCAATTATTTTATAAGGAATTTTTTCACGACGTAGCGCATCTTCAAGTGCACGCGATTGTGAATTGATTCTATAGAATATTGCAATATCATTTAAAGATAATTTACGGGTAGAGATTTCTTTTTTAATTCTTTTGGCAATCTGAAACGCCTCATCTTTCTCATCGGATGCACGAAGCATGGTTAGTTCTTCGCCATCATTATTTTGAGTCCATAATGTCTTTGGAATCTGCTCACTATTATTTTTTATTATAGAATCAGCCGCCGCAAGTATTGTTTTGGTAGATCTATAATTCTGTTCCATCCGGAATAATTTAGCGCCTTTAAAGTCCTTTTCGAAATTGAGCATATTTTTAATTTCGGCGCCACGCCAGCTGTAAATACTTTGGGCGTCATCCCCAACTACACAAATTTTATCTTTAACCGGGCTAAGTAATTTCAGCATTTCATACTGAGCCTTGTTGGTATCCTGGTACTCATCAACCAAAATATATTTAAAGATTTTTTTGTACTTCGCCAGTACCTTTTCATTTTCTCTAAATAACTGAATTGGCTTCAATAAAAGATCGTCGAAATCCATCGAGTTATTTTCGAAAAGTCTCTTATTATACTCGGCGAAAATTTCTCCAAATTTTTTATCTGATGGAGTAACAGCCATTGTCTTTTGATAATCTCCGGGGGTAATCATCTGATTTTTCAAAAAACTAATTTTATGCTGAACCGAATTTGGAGTAAGATTTTCTAGAGTGATATTCAATTCCTGGATTATGTTTGAACATAACCCGGTAGAATCTTCCCTATCATAAATAGAATAATTCGATTT
Coding sequences:
- a CDS encoding 6-phosphofructokinase: MKIAMLTGGGDCPGLNAVIRAVVRRSMQYGYETVGFRNGWKGVVDNLVIPLDRNAISGILHRGGTILGTSRTNVYKIPDGENIVKKTLAANNIDALVAIGGEDTLGVAAKLAKAGVHVVGVPKTIDNDLNATDYTFGFDTAVNIATEAIDRLHTTAESHNRVIVVEVMGRHAGWIALHSGIAGGADIILVPEVPYDIDEICKTLIQRHDGGKSFSIVCASEGAVPVNKGDDGMVTSTQELDSFGHVRLGGIGQVLAEQIEKRTGFETRSTVLGHIQRGGSPTAYDRYLATRFGVKAADLVHEGKWGQMAALKGNDIVGVELQDAVGTLKTVDHDLYKIAETFFG
- a CDS encoding UvrD-helicase domain-containing protein encodes the protein MKILKELNEKQREAVEYNSGPHIIVAGAGSGKTKVLTYKIAYLIEEGLEPSSILALTFTNKAAKEMKDRIRQIIGKKADELWMGTFHSIFSKILRVESKYLNYKSNYSIYDREDSTGLCSNIIQELNITLENLTPNSVQHKISFLKNQMITPGDYQKTMAVTPSDKKFGEIFAEYNKRLFENNSMDFDDLLLKPIQLFRENEKVLAKYKKIFKYILVDEYQDTNKAQYEMLKLLSPVKDKICVVGDDAQSIYSWRGAEIKNMLNFEKDFKGAKLFRMEQNYRSTKTILAAADSIIKNNSEQIPKTLWTQNNDGEELTMLRASDEKDEAFQIAKRIKKEISTRKLSLNDIAIFYRINSQSRALEDALRREKIPYKIIGGVEFYRRKEVKDILAYLRILSNQNDEESLLRIMNFPQRGIGNTSISKMIAFARKLNLSLFSTMSRVFEVIEVKERIQKNVKQFKLLLDKYIDLKEKLSIGELTAALVDELGVMRIYKEDGSQDALARYDNIQELVSAVQDYSKTNHDATLDNFLAEVSLVAGVDQYDEKMNSVTMMTVHSAKGLEFPIVFVTGLEEDIFPLNPRFDSDSKIEEERRLFYVALTRAKEKVFITYARSRYRFGEVAYQSKSRFLEELDEDTYEEYNGLGTKKSGRKKKAYYDEFYQENYDDFDQERRSLRVGSRVTHQVFGTGKILAILGTGDSQRVTISFEGHGTKQLLSKFANLKLI